Proteins encoded by one window of Acidimicrobiales bacterium:
- a CDS encoding acyl-CoA synthetase has product MDEPPIERGAAMEFNLADLFECVVDLVPEQPAVVAGDRRLSYGGLEGRANRLAHHLAGAGVGTGDRVGLQLANGSEYLEGMLACFKIRAVPVNVNYRYVAAELRYLYQDAALDALIFHSRFAPAVTDALAAMPARRTLLEVPDADVGPSGLGDDYERALAAADASRDFGPRSADDLYCVYTGGTTGMPKGVLWRHEDIFFAAMGGGDPLALGNVIGSPEELATRVLRPGMTALPCPPFMHASAHWLAFTMLFGGGKIVTLPGGHFDPAAAWRLVAAEAVNILVVVGDAMARPLLDELDAHPGGYDTSFLVAVGSGGAVLSPATKQRLADMLPGRIVADAFGSSETGQLGGAPPDDDPYGAPHLHVDSRTDVLDDGLRPVVPGSGVVGHLARCGHIPIGYLGDTDKTAATFVESDGRRWALPGDMATVGADGAITILGRGSLCINTGGEKVFPNEVEAVLISCRDVEDALVVGVPDERLGEQVVAVVQPRPGGTVDGEALQALCRGELAGYKVPRRIVVAHAIVRSPAGKADYRWAKAFASTVVARDRRRG; this is encoded by the coding sequence GTGGACGAGCCGCCGATCGAGAGGGGAGCGGCGATGGAGTTCAACCTGGCAGACCTGTTCGAATGCGTGGTCGACCTCGTCCCCGAGCAGCCGGCGGTCGTGGCCGGTGACCGTCGACTCAGCTACGGCGGGCTCGAGGGTCGCGCCAACCGCCTGGCCCACCACCTCGCCGGCGCCGGGGTCGGGACCGGTGACCGCGTCGGCCTGCAGCTGGCGAACGGGAGCGAGTACCTCGAGGGGATGCTCGCCTGTTTCAAGATCCGGGCCGTCCCCGTCAACGTCAACTACCGGTACGTCGCCGCCGAGCTCCGCTACCTCTACCAGGATGCGGCACTCGACGCCTTGATCTTCCACAGTCGCTTCGCCCCGGCCGTCACCGACGCCTTGGCCGCCATGCCCGCGCGCCGGACGCTGCTCGAGGTGCCCGACGCCGACGTCGGACCGTCGGGACTCGGGGACGACTACGAGCGCGCCCTGGCGGCCGCCGACGCCTCCCGTGACTTCGGGCCGCGCTCGGCAGACGACCTCTACTGCGTCTACACCGGAGGGACCACCGGCATGCCCAAGGGCGTGCTGTGGCGTCACGAGGACATCTTCTTCGCCGCCATGGGTGGGGGCGACCCCCTCGCGCTCGGCAATGTCATCGGCTCGCCCGAGGAGCTGGCGACGAGGGTGTTGCGCCCGGGCATGACGGCGCTCCCGTGCCCACCGTTCATGCACGCGAGCGCCCACTGGTTGGCGTTCACCATGCTGTTCGGAGGCGGGAAGATCGTGACGCTCCCCGGTGGGCACTTCGACCCGGCCGCGGCGTGGCGCCTGGTAGCCGCGGAAGCGGTGAACATCCTCGTCGTCGTGGGCGACGCCATGGCCCGGCCCCTGCTCGACGAGCTCGACGCCCACCCCGGCGGATACGACACCTCCTTCTTGGTGGCGGTGGGCTCGGGCGGCGCAGTGTTGTCCCCGGCGACCAAGCAGCGCCTGGCCGACATGCTCCCGGGTCGGATCGTCGCCGACGCCTTCGGATCGTCGGAGACCGGGCAACTGGGTGGGGCCCCGCCCGACGACGATCCCTACGGGGCACCGCACCTGCACGTCGACAGCCGCACCGACGTCCTCGACGACGGGCTGCGCCCGGTGGTCCCGGGCTCGGGCGTGGTGGGGCACCTGGCACGCTGCGGCCACATCCCCATCGGGTATCTCGGAGACACCGACAAGACCGCGGCCACGTTCGTGGAGTCCGACGGCAGACGCTGGGCCCTTCCCGGCGACATGGCCACCGTCGGAGCCGACGGTGCCATCACCATCCTGGGTCGCGGTTCGCTGTGCATCAACACCGGAGGGGAGAAGGTCTTCCCGAACGAGGTCGAGGCCGTCCTGATCAGTTGCCGCGACGTCGAGGACGCCCTCGTCGTGGGGGTCCCCGACGAGCGCCTCGGCGAACAGGTCGTGGCCGTGGTGCAGCCGCGCCCGGGCGGCACGGTCGACGGTGAGGCCCTGCAGGCCCTGTGCCGGGGGGAGCTGGCGGGGTACAAGGTCCCGCGCCGCATCGTGGTGGCCCACGCCATCGTGCGCTCACCGGCCGGCAAGGCCGACTACCGGTGGGCCAAGGCGTTCGCTTCGACCGTCGTCGCCCGAGACCGCAGACGAGGTTGA
- a CDS encoding SRPBCC family protein, whose translation MVAVTVSIEVDAPRPAVWAELERLEDHVAWMRDATAIRFVGDRRRGVGTTFECDTAVGPIRLTDVMEVTSWETGSTMAVVHRGIVTGSGRFTLEDGPGTATTLRWSEQLHFPWWLGGPIGARVAKPVLGALWRGNLRRLRARIDGSGDPAR comes from the coding sequence ATGGTGGCCGTGACCGTGTCGATCGAGGTCGATGCCCCGCGCCCGGCGGTGTGGGCCGAGTTGGAGCGGCTCGAGGATCACGTGGCGTGGATGCGCGATGCCACCGCCATCCGGTTCGTCGGGGACCGGCGGCGCGGCGTGGGCACCACCTTCGAGTGCGACACCGCGGTGGGGCCGATCCGGCTGACCGACGTCATGGAGGTCACCTCGTGGGAGACGGGGTCGACGATGGCGGTCGTGCACCGGGGGATCGTCACCGGCTCCGGCCGCTTCACCCTGGAGGACGGGCCCGGAACGGCCACGACGCTGCGGTGGTCGGAGCAGCTCCACTTCCCGTGGTGGTTGGGCGGCCCCATCGGCGCGCGGGTGGCGAAGCCGGTCCTGGGTGCACTGTGGCGGGGCAACCTCCGCCGACTACGGGCTCGCATCGACGGGTCGGGTGACCCCGCGCGGTAG
- a CDS encoding TetR/AcrR family transcriptional regulator, protein MDEPDRRPPPSLTQERRDVTRSRIRRAAMEVVARRGFDATVDEIAQVAGVSPRTIFRHYASHDRLILATVKDMFEAFGRRPMEGFPPPTDDLQGWLEGLASTVHRRNAEILGEAFWDIHAPNVNASEVLCEVAALRRDYRVRGVRHVAGLAWRSAGGTGEPPEALVSAFALHLSAFATHALMVDFDQTPAQVGALTSDILQRLLRSAVDEQRSTASSTAGSTGDEETTG, encoded by the coding sequence ATGGACGAGCCTGACCGCCGACCACCGCCGTCACTGACGCAGGAGCGACGGGACGTCACCCGGTCCCGTATCCGGCGGGCGGCCATGGAGGTCGTCGCCCGACGCGGCTTCGACGCCACCGTCGACGAGATCGCGCAGGTGGCCGGCGTGAGCCCCCGGACCATCTTCCGGCACTACGCCAGCCACGACCGATTGATCCTCGCCACCGTGAAGGACATGTTCGAGGCCTTCGGCCGTCGCCCCATGGAGGGTTTCCCCCCGCCGACCGACGATCTCCAGGGGTGGCTCGAGGGCCTGGCGTCGACGGTCCACAGGCGTAACGCCGAGATCCTCGGGGAGGCCTTCTGGGACATCCACGCCCCCAACGTCAACGCCTCCGAGGTGCTGTGCGAGGTGGCCGCGCTCCGGCGTGACTACCGGGTGCGGGGGGTGCGTCACGTCGCCGGCCTGGCCTGGCGATCGGCCGGCGGCACCGGTGAGCCACCCGAGGCGCTGGTCTCTGCGTTCGCCCTGCACCTGTCGGCGTTCGCCACCCACGCGCTCATGGTGGACTTCGACCAGACACCGGCGCAGGTCGGGGCACTCACCTCCGACATCTTGCAGCGGCTGCTGCGGAGCGCCGTCGACGAGCAGCGCTCGACCGCAAGCTCGACCGCAGGCTCGACCGGTGACGAGGAGACCACGGGCTGA
- a CDS encoding ribose-phosphate pyrophosphokinase-like domain-containing protein, whose translation MDVTLLAGSGDPALAAAVACHLGIDTTPCTTARFPDGEAHVVVGEVRGCDVYVVQPTGLLAERTVEPRE comes from the coding sequence ATGGACGTGACACTGTTGGCGGGGAGCGGCGATCCCGCGCTCGCCGCGGCCGTGGCCTGCCACCTCGGTATCGACACGACGCCGTGCACCACAGCGCGGTTCCCCGACGGTGAGGCGCACGTCGTCGTCGGCGAGGTTCGAGGTTGCGACGTCTACGTGGTGCAGCCCACCGGCCTGCTCGCCGAACGCACCGTGGAACCGCGGGAGTGA
- a CDS encoding CapA family protein has product MGQQGARRPRSPALRVALAGDTMLGRGVAQRLAADPSARLVAPEVVEIAREADMVLLNLECCVSTRGRPWRDPGKPFFFRAPPAALDTLVQLGTTCVTLANNHALDYGTEALLDTFHFLEAAGIAWVGAGADVARARAPAVLDVRGRHVAVVGVTDHPSAFAAGPHRPGVAYADLRTDIPSWLTLAAASALASTQDTPDAVIVTPHWGPNMVLRPVAHVRRAADALVEAGATLVAGHSAHVFHGVARPVLFDLGDFLDDYATDPVLRNDLGLLFLVTLDAGGPRRLEAVPLALDDCRTRLASGDEATWVRSRFRRACEELGTAVTEEAGRLVIDWS; this is encoded by the coding sequence ATGGGCCAACAGGGCGCACGCCGGCCGAGAAGCCCGGCCCTTCGCGTCGCACTCGCCGGTGACACGATGCTCGGGCGAGGCGTCGCCCAGCGTCTCGCCGCCGATCCGTCGGCGCGCCTGGTGGCTCCCGAGGTGGTCGAGATCGCCCGCGAGGCCGATATGGTCCTTCTCAACCTGGAGTGCTGCGTGTCGACACGCGGCCGCCCGTGGCGCGACCCCGGCAAGCCGTTCTTCTTCCGCGCCCCACCCGCGGCGCTCGACACCCTCGTCCAACTGGGGACCACCTGCGTCACGCTCGCCAACAACCACGCGCTCGACTATGGGACGGAGGCGCTGCTCGACACGTTCCACTTCCTGGAGGCCGCGGGCATCGCCTGGGTCGGCGCCGGCGCCGATGTGGCGCGTGCCCGGGCGCCCGCAGTCCTCGATGTCCGCGGCCGACACGTGGCCGTGGTGGGGGTCACGGACCATCCGTCGGCCTTCGCCGCCGGACCGCATCGGCCCGGTGTGGCGTACGCCGACCTGCGAACCGACATCCCCTCATGGTTGACGCTGGCAGCGGCATCAGCGCTCGCCAGCACCCAGGACACACCGGACGCGGTGATCGTGACGCCCCACTGGGGGCCGAACATGGTGCTCCGCCCGGTCGCCCATGTCCGACGCGCCGCCGATGCCCTGGTCGAGGCCGGAGCCACGCTGGTGGCGGGCCATTCGGCACACGTGTTCCACGGGGTGGCGCGTCCGGTCCTCTTCGACCTCGGGGACTTCCTCGACGATTACGCCACCGATCCCGTGCTGCGCAACGACCTCGGCCTGTTGTTCCTGGTCACCCTGGACGCCGGCGGACCCCGACGGCTCGAAGCGGTACCTCTTGCACTCGACGACTGCCGGACTCGGCTCGCCTCCGGGGACGAGGCCACATGGGTGAGGAGCCGGTTCCGCCGCGCGTGTGAGGAGTTGGGCACGGCGGTGACCGAAGAGGCGGGGCGCCTCGTCATCGACTGGTCCTGA